One window from the genome of Rhodopseudomonas sp. P2A-2r encodes:
- a CDS encoding universal stress protein, translated as MTYRSLMVYLDPDHSNESALRVTAELATRFKAQVTGVAAGVPVMPVHADGMIATSVLEVDYTQLEEALRRCEGRFHAALMPVGDALQWRAAIAAPAEYLASEARAADLIIVGRSADEAGPLLNQSLDIGDIVMGAGRPVLVVPPGKTSLAPDRVLVAWKDTAEARRAIVASLPLLRQAVDVTVVEIVAGDSDIADAAVRLADVAAWLQRHNVTATARVELSAGPAGNHLDLLAEQNGVDILVAGAYGHSRLQEWIFGGVSRHLLKASSVCTLLMH; from the coding sequence GTGACCTACCGATCGCTGATGGTCTATCTCGACCCCGACCATTCCAATGAGTCGGCGTTGCGGGTCACCGCCGAACTGGCCACCCGGTTCAAGGCGCAGGTGACCGGGGTCGCCGCCGGGGTGCCTGTAATGCCGGTTCACGCCGATGGAATGATCGCCACCAGCGTGCTGGAAGTCGACTACACCCAGCTGGAAGAAGCGCTTCGCCGCTGCGAGGGCCGCTTCCATGCAGCGCTGATGCCGGTGGGCGATGCGCTGCAATGGCGCGCGGCGATTGCCGCGCCCGCCGAATACTTGGCGAGCGAAGCGCGGGCTGCCGATCTGATCATCGTCGGTCGTTCTGCAGACGAAGCCGGACCATTGCTGAACCAGTCGCTCGACATCGGTGACATCGTGATGGGCGCGGGCCGGCCGGTGCTGGTCGTGCCGCCGGGAAAAACCAGCCTCGCGCCGGACCGCGTCCTGGTGGCGTGGAAGGACACCGCCGAGGCGCGCCGCGCCATCGTCGCGTCGCTGCCGTTGCTCAGGCAGGCTGTTGACGTGACAGTCGTCGAGATTGTCGCCGGCGATAGTGATATTGCCGACGCGGCCGTTCGCCTCGCCGATGTCGCCGCCTGGCTTCAGCGTCACAACGTGACCGCAACCGCCCGCGTCGAGCTCTCGGCCGGCCCGGCCGGCAATCATCTGGACCTGCTGGCCGAACAGAACGGCGTCGATATCCTGGTGGCCGGGGCCTATGGCCATAGTCGTCTGCAGGAGTGGATCTTCGGCGGCGTCTCGCGCCATCTCCTCAAGGCGTCGTCGGTCTGCACGCTCTTGATGCATTGA
- a CDS encoding universal stress protein: MLKDIVVHIPVERPAAPLIDCALSVATMFGAHLDGVVCTYQSINPAMSVGPTAAAFALPTEYNTDPQLAESRLDKFVAAAAQAGIPAGRGCVSDTPFLANRALAEISRLYDLAIVAQADSAQPTHDGALPEALLFGSGRPMLLVPYIHRGPLKTGRALICWDGSSQASRAVHDALPLLRRAQAVDVVSVNGSNSAAGESSAPALISHLARRGLSANLQHATAESSNIHNVILSLAADLGSDFLVMGGYGHSRLREIILGGVTRGMLESLTIPALISH; encoded by the coding sequence ATGCTGAAAGATATCGTCGTCCATATACCGGTTGAGCGGCCTGCGGCTCCGCTGATCGACTGCGCCCTGTCGGTGGCGACCATGTTCGGCGCCCATCTGGATGGCGTGGTCTGCACCTACCAGAGCATCAATCCGGCCATGTCGGTGGGCCCGACGGCTGCCGCCTTTGCGCTGCCCACCGAGTACAATACGGATCCGCAGCTGGCCGAGAGCCGGCTCGACAAGTTTGTGGCGGCCGCCGCACAGGCTGGCATCCCAGCCGGTCGCGGTTGCGTGTCGGACACGCCGTTCCTGGCCAATCGTGCGCTCGCCGAAATCTCGCGGCTGTACGATCTGGCCATCGTGGCGCAGGCCGATTCGGCGCAGCCAACCCATGACGGGGCGTTGCCCGAGGCCTTGCTGTTCGGCTCCGGGCGTCCGATGCTGTTGGTTCCGTATATTCATCGGGGCCCCCTGAAGACCGGCCGTGCCTTGATCTGCTGGGATGGTAGCAGCCAGGCATCGCGGGCCGTTCACGATGCGTTGCCGCTCCTCAGGCGGGCGCAGGCTGTCGATGTGGTCAGCGTCAACGGCAGCAATTCCGCTGCAGGCGAAAGTTCGGCGCCGGCGCTGATCAGCCATCTGGCGCGGCGTGGCCTATCCGCAAATCTGCAGCATGCGACCGCCGAATCGTCGAATATCCATAACGTCATCCTGTCCCTGGCGGCGGATCTCGGCAGCGATTTCCTGGTCATGGGCGGCTACGGTCATTCGCGGCTGCGTGAAATCATCCTCGGCGGCGTGACCCGTGGTATGCTGGAATCGCTCACCATCCCGGCCCTGATCTCTCACTGA
- a CDS encoding universal stress protein: MTYATVMVGLALDRSNDACLEIARETAERFDAHVIGITAAQFSPPLYFTDGNQAQELLDQGRAEISNRVAALEAQFRKALHSRSDRLEWRSAEDFPARYIVQQARAADILIVGQDGGGGLGDPFEKASPSDLLMQAGRPLLVVPDAGTWLDLRSVLVAWKDTTEARRAISDALPLLRKARDVTVAELIDDETRRPAAQARLDDVVGWLSRHGVTARAQVANDHGHTAKQLESIAADVGAGLIVAGAYGHSRFREWVLGGVTRQLVNPSTRCSLLSR; the protein is encoded by the coding sequence ATGACGTACGCAACGGTGATGGTCGGCCTTGCACTGGACCGATCCAATGACGCCTGCCTGGAAATCGCCCGGGAGACGGCCGAACGCTTCGACGCCCATGTTATCGGAATCACCGCTGCGCAGTTCAGCCCGCCGCTTTACTTCACGGACGGCAATCAAGCGCAGGAACTCCTCGACCAGGGTCGGGCCGAGATCAGCAACCGCGTCGCCGCGCTGGAAGCGCAGTTTCGCAAGGCGCTGCACTCCCGTTCGGACCGGCTGGAGTGGCGCAGCGCGGAAGATTTCCCGGCACGCTATATCGTCCAGCAAGCGCGCGCGGCGGATATTCTTATCGTCGGCCAGGATGGCGGCGGCGGGCTCGGCGATCCCTTCGAGAAGGCCAGTCCCAGCGATCTCCTGATGCAGGCCGGACGGCCGCTGCTGGTGGTGCCCGATGCCGGAACGTGGCTGGATCTGCGCAGCGTATTGGTGGCCTGGAAGGATACGACCGAGGCGCGGCGCGCCATCTCCGATGCGCTGCCGCTGCTACGCAAGGCCAGGGACGTGACGGTGGCCGAACTGATCGACGACGAGACGCGGCGTCCGGCGGCGCAAGCGCGACTCGACGACGTGGTCGGCTGGCTGTCGCGGCACGGCGTCACCGCCCGCGCTCAGGTCGCCAACGACCACGGCCATACCGCAAAGCAACTTGAAAGCATCGCCGCCGATGTCGGCGCCGGGCTGATCGTCGCCGGCGCCTACGGTCATTCGCGATTCCGCGAATGGGTGCTCGGCGGCGTAACGCGGCAACTGGTCAACCCGTCAACGCGTTGCTCGCTGCTGTCGCGCTGA
- the mgtA gene encoding magnesium-translocating P-type ATPase, whose protein sequence is MTFFVKHSFPMRRQRHAANAAPADLFWQKPPDALLAGLQSRREGLTASVAADRLAQVGPNAFHEPVRQRLLAKIAKRVLNPLIAILLVAAAISSISGDIASFIIIVTVIAGSIGLDIVQEHHAEVAVETLRRSVAVKADTRRDGKVIAVAVEDLVPGDIVELRTGDLVPADGVVLEAHNAQVNESLMTGEAFPSAKNDQSSSSATPSDAGNALFAGTSVVGGSALMLIVATGPNTRFGAIAAALSSNEPPTALERGVHNLGLLILKLTIFLTLFVLFAHLVAGRPPVESFLFAVALAVGLTPELLPMVMTVTLARGALRMARKQVVVKRLSAIHDLGAMDVLCVDKTGTLTQAKITLVDHIGTDGRGSDRVLTLAYLNCKFSTGIRSPLDDAVLSHADLPAVTEWTRHGEVPFDFERRCVSVLASYRDKPFLIIKGAPEAILLRATAMEDGSGAARLIDDTALAALHEVETRQIAAGYRLLAVAIKPMPTGTVEAHLADECDLTFVGFCVFSDPPKQDANAAIAMLQQLGIRLKIISGDHAAVVQHVAGAVGLTCERVLTGDEIAELTDTALATAVDGVDLFARVAPDQKTRIIRALQRRGHVVGFLGDGINDASAIHAAHVGLSVEGATDIARGAADMIMLAPDLGVLADGVREGRRTFANILKYVRMGTSSNFGNMLSMALASIVLPFLPLLPMQILLNNLLYDLSEIGIPFDSVDAEEVDNPHSWDMKSILRFTIVMGAVSSLFDAATFTLLLKVFHADAPTFQTAWFLESIATQILVIFLIRSRGAFWKSRPHWILVATSLGALAGTILMVVSPLRHLFGFVAIGAQLGWTIVAIVIAYLACAEALKRFAIPRSARQQRATR, encoded by the coding sequence ATGACATTTTTCGTCAAGCACAGCTTTCCCATGCGGCGGCAGCGGCATGCCGCCAACGCTGCACCGGCCGATCTGTTCTGGCAGAAGCCGCCGGACGCCCTGCTGGCGGGCCTGCAAAGCCGGCGCGAGGGGCTGACAGCCTCGGTCGCTGCTGACCGGCTCGCGCAAGTTGGACCGAATGCCTTTCACGAACCGGTCAGGCAGCGCCTGCTGGCCAAGATCGCCAAGCGGGTGCTCAATCCGCTGATCGCCATCCTGCTGGTCGCCGCCGCCATCTCCAGCATCAGTGGCGATATCGCCAGTTTCATCATCATCGTGACGGTGATCGCCGGATCGATCGGGCTCGATATTGTTCAGGAACACCACGCCGAAGTCGCGGTGGAGACGCTGCGGCGCTCCGTTGCGGTCAAGGCCGATACCCGCCGCGACGGCAAGGTGATCGCGGTTGCCGTCGAGGATCTGGTGCCCGGCGACATCGTCGAGCTGCGCACCGGCGATCTGGTGCCGGCGGACGGCGTGGTGCTCGAAGCACACAATGCCCAGGTCAACGAATCGCTGATGACCGGCGAGGCATTTCCGTCTGCCAAGAACGACCAGTCGTCCAGCAGCGCGACGCCGAGCGATGCCGGCAATGCGCTGTTCGCGGGGACGTCGGTCGTCGGCGGCAGCGCGCTGATGCTCATCGTCGCCACCGGCCCGAACACCCGCTTCGGCGCCATCGCCGCGGCGCTGTCGTCGAACGAGCCGCCCACCGCGCTGGAACGCGGCGTGCACAATCTCGGCCTGCTGATCCTGAAGCTGACCATCTTCCTGACGCTGTTCGTGCTGTTCGCGCATCTGGTGGCCGGGCGGCCGCCGGTCGAGTCGTTCCTGTTCGCGGTGGCGCTGGCGGTTGGCCTAACGCCTGAACTGCTGCCTATGGTGATGACGGTGACCCTGGCGCGCGGCGCGCTGCGCATGGCGCGGAAGCAGGTGGTGGTGAAGCGGCTGTCGGCGATCCACGATCTCGGCGCCATGGACGTGCTGTGCGTCGACAAGACCGGTACCCTGACCCAGGCAAAGATCACGCTGGTCGATCACATCGGCACCGACGGTCGCGGCAGCGATCGCGTGCTGACGCTGGCATACCTCAATTGCAAGTTCTCGACCGGTATTCGCAGTCCGCTCGACGATGCCGTGTTGTCGCATGCCGACTTGCCGGCGGTCACCGAATGGACCCGGCACGGCGAGGTGCCGTTCGATTTCGAACGACGTTGCGTCTCGGTGCTGGCGAGCTATCGGGATAAGCCATTCCTCATCATCAAGGGCGCGCCGGAAGCGATCCTGTTGCGCGCCACGGCGATGGAGGACGGGAGCGGAGCCGCCCGTCTGATCGACGATACGGCGCTCGCGGCGCTGCACGAGGTCGAGACGCGGCAGATTGCGGCCGGATATCGCCTGCTGGCGGTGGCCATCAAGCCGATGCCGACCGGGACCGTCGAAGCCCACCTCGCTGACGAATGCGACCTGACCTTCGTCGGCTTCTGCGTGTTCTCCGATCCGCCGAAGCAGGACGCAAACGCCGCCATTGCCATGCTCCAGCAACTCGGCATCCGGCTCAAGATCATCTCGGGGGACCATGCCGCAGTCGTGCAGCATGTCGCCGGCGCGGTCGGGCTGACCTGCGAACGGGTGCTGACGGGCGACGAAATCGCCGAGCTGACCGACACCGCGCTTGCCACCGCGGTCGACGGCGTCGACCTGTTCGCACGCGTCGCCCCGGACCAGAAGACCCGCATCATCAGGGCGCTGCAACGCCGCGGCCACGTGGTCGGCTTCCTCGGCGACGGCATCAACGACGCGTCGGCAATCCACGCCGCCCATGTCGGCCTGTCTGTGGAGGGCGCCACCGACATCGCGCGCGGCGCCGCGGACATGATCATGCTGGCGCCGGATCTCGGCGTGCTGGCCGACGGCGTGCGCGAGGGCCGCCGGACCTTCGCCAACATCCTGAAATATGTCCGCATGGGCACCAGCTCGAATTTCGGCAACATGCTGTCGATGGCGCTGGCGTCCATCGTGCTGCCGTTCCTGCCGCTGCTGCCGATGCAGATCCTGCTCAACAACTTGCTTTACGATCTGTCGGAAATAGGCATCCCGTTCGACAGCGTCGATGCCGAAGAGGTCGACAATCCGCATAGCTGGGACATGAAGAGCATCCTGCGCTTCACCATCGTGATGGGCGCGGTGTCGTCGCTGTTCGACGCCGCGACCTTCACCCTGCTGCTCAAGGTGTTCCATGCCGATGCGCCGACGTTCCAGACCGCCTGGTTCCTGGAATCCATCGCCACCCAGATCCTGGTGATCTTCCTGATCCGCTCCCGCGGCGCGTTCTGGAAAAGCCGGCCGCACTGGATTCTCGTCGCGACCTCGCTGGGCGCGCTGGCGGGCACCATCCTGATGGTGGTCAGTCCGCTACGCCATCTGTTCGGCTTCGTAGCGATCGGCGCCCAGCTCGGCTGGACCATTGTGGCAATCGTGATCGCCTATCTGGCCTGCGCCGAGGCGCTGAAGCGGTTTGCCATTCCGCGCTCAGCGCGACAGCAGCGAGCAACGCGTTGA
- a CDS encoding PHA/PHB synthase family protein, protein MTKVEQRMASSSPLPRVAEPAPPHRAPVAVPDIVHPVAAAGDQALHEPHDADRAFHAMLAQLTGGLSPTALAMAWLDWAAHLASAPAKRLDTTRDAVQRSRQLATYAVAAASSKDQPAPLIAPLPQDRRFAGPDWQLPPFNLMAQAFLLSEQWWHNATTGVRGVAPANEAIVEFSMRQLLDVLAPSNFAATNPDVLRKTIETGGENFVRGWQNFCSDWSHALAGEKSTENQSFVVGKTVATAAGKVVFRNRLIELIQYQPTTAKVHPEPILIVPAWIMKYYILDLSPHNSLVKFLTDAGFTVFMISWRNPGSADRDISLEDYRRLGVDAAVATIADILPDRGIHALGYCLGGTLLSIAAAAMARDGDTRLKSITLLAAQTDFTEAGELSLFINESQVAFLEDMMWQRGVLDTTQMAGAFQILRSNDLIWSKIVHDYLMGERAPPSDLMAWNADATRLPYRMHSEYLRQLFLHNDLAEGRYLVDGRPISLSDIHTPMFVVGTVRDHVAPWKSAYKIHFLVDADVTYLLTSGGHNAGIVAPPDQPSHSYQVLLKPADGSYIGPDEWLKTAPHHDGSWWPEWTTWLTARSGALCDPPPMGGGGADARSLPDAPGDYVRQP, encoded by the coding sequence ATGACCAAGGTCGAGCAGCGGATGGCTTCAAGCAGTCCGCTCCCGCGCGTGGCAGAGCCCGCGCCTCCGCATCGCGCGCCGGTCGCCGTGCCTGATATTGTGCACCCGGTCGCCGCCGCCGGGGACCAGGCGCTCCATGAACCGCACGATGCCGATCGCGCCTTCCACGCCATGCTGGCGCAGCTCACCGGCGGCCTTTCGCCGACGGCGCTGGCGATGGCATGGCTCGATTGGGCCGCGCATCTGGCTTCGGCGCCGGCCAAGCGGCTCGATACAACCCGGGACGCCGTGCAGCGCAGCAGGCAGCTCGCAACCTACGCCGTAGCCGCGGCTTCATCGAAGGACCAGCCTGCCCCGCTGATTGCGCCGCTGCCGCAGGATCGCCGCTTCGCCGGGCCGGACTGGCAGTTACCGCCGTTCAATCTGATGGCGCAGGCCTTCCTGCTCAGCGAACAATGGTGGCACAATGCCACGACCGGGGTGCGCGGCGTGGCGCCGGCCAACGAGGCCATTGTCGAGTTTTCGATGCGGCAGCTGCTCGACGTGCTGGCACCCTCGAATTTCGCCGCCACCAATCCCGACGTACTGCGGAAAACTATCGAGACCGGAGGCGAAAATTTTGTCCGTGGCTGGCAGAATTTCTGCAGCGACTGGAGCCACGCGCTGGCCGGCGAAAAAAGCACTGAGAATCAGTCCTTCGTGGTCGGCAAGACCGTCGCCACCGCAGCCGGCAAGGTGGTGTTCCGCAATCGCCTGATTGAATTGATCCAGTACCAGCCGACCACCGCGAAGGTGCATCCCGAGCCGATCCTGATCGTGCCGGCCTGGATCATGAAATACTACATTCTCGATTTGTCGCCGCACAATTCGCTGGTGAAATTCCTCACGGATGCCGGCTTCACGGTGTTCATGATCTCGTGGCGCAATCCCGGCTCGGCGGATCGCGACATCAGCCTGGAGGATTACCGCCGGCTCGGCGTCGACGCCGCCGTCGCGACCATTGCCGACATCCTGCCTGATCGCGGCATCCACGCGCTGGGCTACTGCCTCGGCGGCACCCTGCTGTCGATCGCCGCCGCGGCGATGGCCCGCGATGGCGATACCCGCCTGAAATCGATCACCCTGCTCGCGGCGCAGACCGACTTCACCGAAGCCGGCGAACTCTCATTGTTCATCAACGAAAGCCAGGTGGCCTTTCTCGAGGACATGATGTGGCAGCGCGGGGTGCTCGACACCACGCAGATGGCCGGCGCGTTCCAGATCCTGCGCTCCAACGACCTGATCTGGTCGAAGATCGTGCACGATTACCTGATGGGCGAACGCGCGCCGCCGTCGGACCTGATGGCCTGGAATGCCGACGCCACGCGGCTGCCCTACCGCATGCATTCGGAATATCTGCGCCAGCTGTTCCTGCACAACGATCTCGCCGAGGGCCGCTATCTGGTGGACGGCCGGCCGATCTCGCTGTCAGACATTCACACGCCGATGTTCGTGGTCGGAACGGTGCGCGACCACGTGGCGCCCTGGAAGTCAGCCTACAAGATCCATTTCCTGGTGGATGCCGACGTCACCTACCTGCTCACCAGCGGCGGCCACAATGCCGGCATCGTCGCGCCGCCGGACCAGCCCAGTCACAGCTATCAGGTTCTCCTCAAGCCCGCCGACGGGTCCTATATCGGCCCGGATGAATGGCTGAAGACGGCGCCGCATCATGACGGATCGTGGTGGCCGGAATGGACGACCTGGCTGACCGCGCGATCCGGCGCGCTTTGCGATCCACCGCCCATGGGCGGCGGCGGCGCGGATGCTCGCTCCCTGCCAGACGCGCCCGGCGACTATGTTCGCCAGCCGTAA
- a CDS encoding zinc-dependent alcohol dehydrogenase family protein, protein MRAMVLSGPGAQLRMQERADPLPGAGQIRVKVSACGVCRTDLHVFDGELPDIRYPIVPGHEIVGRVDLVGAEVTTHRIGDRVGIPWLGSTCGVCRFCREGMENLCDNPTFTGYTRDGGFATHTIADARFAFALGEHGDDVAMAPLLCAGLIGWRSLVMTGDAPRLGIYGFGAAGHIIAQVAIWQGRSVHAFTRTGDTAAQDFARRLGAVWAGASGELPDAPLDAAIIYALAGELVPMALRAVRKGGRVVCAGIHMSDIPTFPYDLLWGERKLLSVANLTRQDGIDFFAIAEKAGIHAQTTAFPLSQANDVLAKLRGGELLGAAVLQP, encoded by the coding sequence ATGCGAGCAATGGTATTGTCGGGTCCGGGTGCTCAACTCCGTATGCAGGAGCGCGCCGACCCGCTTCCCGGTGCGGGACAGATTCGCGTCAAGGTCAGCGCCTGCGGCGTCTGCCGCACCGATCTGCATGTGTTCGATGGCGAATTGCCCGATATCAGATATCCGATCGTGCCGGGCCATGAGATCGTCGGCCGGGTCGATCTCGTTGGCGCCGAGGTCACCACGCATCGGATCGGCGATCGGGTCGGCATTCCTTGGCTGGGCAGCACCTGCGGCGTATGCCGGTTCTGCCGCGAGGGCATGGAGAACCTCTGCGACAACCCGACCTTCACCGGCTACACCCGCGATGGCGGCTTTGCCACGCACACCATTGCCGATGCGCGCTTTGCCTTTGCCCTTGGCGAGCACGGCGACGACGTGGCGATGGCGCCGCTGTTGTGCGCAGGCCTGATCGGCTGGCGCTCGCTGGTCATGACCGGCGACGCGCCGCGACTCGGCATCTACGGCTTTGGCGCCGCGGGGCACATCATCGCCCAGGTGGCGATATGGCAGGGCCGCTCGGTCCATGCCTTCACGCGTACCGGCGACACGGCGGCGCAGGATTTCGCGCGCCGTCTCGGCGCGGTCTGGGCAGGCGCCTCCGGCGAACTGCCCGACGCGCCGCTCGATGCCGCCATCATCTATGCGCTGGCCGGCGAGTTGGTGCCCATGGCGCTGCGCGCGGTGCGCAAGGGCGGGCGTGTGGTCTGTGCCGGAATCCACATGAGCGACATTCCGACGTTTCCTTACGACCTGCTTTGGGGCGAGCGGAAACTGTTGTCGGTTGCCAATCTGACGCGGCAGGACGGCATCGATTTCTTTGCCATCGCGGAAAAGGCGGGCATCCATGCCCAGACGACGGCCTTTCCGCTCAGCCAGGCCAACGACGTGCTCGCCAAATTGCGCGGTGGGGAGCTCCTTGGCGCCGCGGTGCTGCAGCCATAG
- a CDS encoding ABC transporter ATP-binding protein, with translation MTETAVPFAIRVRDLVVGFGKHVVIDHLSLDVRRGEILGLVGASGGGKSVLLRTIIGLIPRRSGEIEVMGVPIGGVNDRITQKSAGRWGILFQQGALFSSLTARQNVQFPLRENLTLSASLMDDIANAKLEMVGLKPEDGDKFPSELSGGMTKRVALARALALDPAIVFLDEPTSGLDPIAAGDFDTLIKTLQKTLGLTVFMVTHDLASLNTVCDRVAALADGKIVAIGPLPELMRSEHPWVRAYFHGKRSQMLQPRAS, from the coding sequence ATGACCGAGACAGCAGTCCCCTTCGCGATCCGGGTTCGCGACCTCGTGGTCGGCTTCGGCAAGCATGTGGTGATCGATCACCTGTCGTTGGACGTCCGGCGCGGCGAAATCCTCGGCCTCGTCGGCGCCTCCGGCGGCGGCAAGTCGGTGTTGCTGCGGACAATTATTGGCCTTATCCCGCGCCGCAGCGGCGAGATCGAGGTGATGGGCGTTCCGATCGGTGGGGTCAACGACCGCATCACCCAGAAGAGCGCCGGCCGCTGGGGGATCCTGTTCCAGCAGGGCGCGCTGTTCTCCTCGCTCACGGCGCGGCAGAACGTGCAGTTTCCGCTGCGTGAGAACCTGACATTGTCCGCCTCGCTGATGGACGACATCGCCAACGCCAAGCTGGAAATGGTCGGACTGAAACCGGAGGATGGCGACAAGTTTCCATCGGAGCTGTCCGGCGGCATGACCAAGCGCGTGGCGCTGGCGCGCGCGCTGGCGCTCGACCCAGCGATCGTGTTTCTCGACGAACCGACCTCCGGCCTCGATCCCATCGCTGCCGGCGATTTCGATACGCTGATCAAGACGCTGCAGAAGACGCTGGGCCTGACGGTGTTCATGGTCACCCATGATCTCGCCAGCCTGAATACCGTGTGCGACCGCGTCGCCGCGCTGGCCGACGGCAAGATCGTTGCCATCGGGCCGTTGCCCGAACTGATGCGATCCGAACATCCCTGGGTGCGAGCCTATTTCCACGGCAAGCGATCCCAGATGCTGCAACCAAGAGCGAGCTGA
- a CDS encoding ABC-type transport auxiliary lipoprotein family protein: METRAPFVIVGAFVLAAIVAVFGFVYWLHNTGGLGARTTYHVQFEGSVPGLLVGAGVLFNGIRVGEVTELGLATDDPRRVNATISVATTTPVRPDTRVGLDFQGLTGVPVVALEGGKMLGNTGPVPTLIADPGATRSMTQAARDALQRVDGVLADNADPLKKTIGNLQVFSEGLARNTGKLDGIVTGLERMTGGGAAPAKKTTYNLQAAQGFAAPTKTLKGQLAIPEPTAVVMLQTQRFLFSPAKDFPGFEDAQWADSIPKLLQAKLIESFENYDVAHAPLRAMDGVTADDQIAIDIRRFRIDTDHEPTADIALSARILDKDGKVVASKLFQQSQKLDTVDPIGAVAAFDAAFGRIAKEMIAWTADAL, from the coding sequence ATGGAAACACGCGCCCCCTTCGTCATCGTCGGAGCATTCGTGCTGGCGGCCATCGTCGCCGTGTTCGGCTTCGTCTATTGGCTGCACAACACCGGCGGCCTCGGCGCGCGCACCACCTATCATGTGCAGTTCGAGGGCTCGGTGCCCGGCCTGCTGGTGGGTGCCGGCGTGCTGTTCAACGGCATCCGTGTCGGCGAGGTCACCGAACTGGGTCTGGCAACGGACGATCCGCGCCGCGTCAACGCCACCATCTCGGTGGCCACCACCACGCCGGTGCGACCCGATACCCGGGTCGGGCTGGATTTCCAGGGTCTGACCGGCGTTCCCGTCGTCGCGCTGGAAGGCGGCAAGATGCTCGGCAATACCGGGCCGGTGCCGACCCTGATCGCCGATCCGGGCGCCACACGCAGCATGACCCAGGCCGCGCGCGACGCGCTGCAGCGCGTCGACGGCGTGCTGGCCGACAATGCGGATCCGCTGAAGAAAACCATCGGCAATCTGCAGGTGTTCTCCGAGGGGCTGGCGCGCAACACCGGAAAACTCGACGGCATCGTCACCGGGCTCGAGCGCATGACCGGCGGCGGCGCGGCGCCCGCCAAGAAGACCACCTACAACTTGCAAGCAGCGCAGGGCTTCGCCGCACCGACGAAGACCCTCAAGGGACAGCTCGCCATTCCGGAGCCGACCGCCGTGGTGATGCTGCAGACCCAGCGCTTCCTGTTTTCGCCGGCCAAGGACTTTCCCGGCTTCGAGGACGCGCAATGGGCCGACAGCATTCCCAAACTGCTGCAAGCCAAGCTGATCGAGAGTTTTGAGAATTACGACGTGGCGCACGCGCCGCTGCGCGCGATGGACGGTGTGACCGCAGACGACCAGATCGCCATCGATATCCGGCGCTTCCGGATCGACACGGACCATGAGCCGACCGCCGATATCGCGCTGTCGGCGCGCATTCTCGACAAGGACGGCAAGGTCGTTGCGTCAAAGCTGTTTCAGCAGAGCCAGAAGCTCGACACGGTCGATCCCATCGGTGCCGTGGCCGCGTTCGATGCCGCGTTCGGCCGCATCGCCAAGGAGATGATCGCCTGGACCGCGGACGCGCTGTAA
- a CDS encoding c-type cytochrome, whose protein sequence is MLRMIVGQIAVALLLLASAQAQGPSPAVQRGKAFAINNCSKCHSVDKVTQSPLKVAPPFRTLHLRYPVDTLAEALAEGIVTGHPSMPEFRLDPDQINDFLSYMKTLE, encoded by the coding sequence ATGCTGCGAATGATCGTTGGTCAGATCGCCGTCGCGCTGCTGCTCCTCGCATCCGCGCAGGCTCAGGGGCCTTCGCCCGCCGTACAGCGCGGCAAGGCTTTTGCAATCAACAATTGCAGCAAGTGTCACTCCGTCGACAAGGTGACGCAAAGCCCGCTCAAGGTTGCGCCGCCGTTCCGCACCCTGCATCTGCGCTATCCGGTCGATACCCTCGCCGAAGCCTTGGCAGAAGGCATTGTCACCGGACATCCGTCGATGCCGGAGTTCAGGCTCGATCCCGACCAGATCAACGACTTCCTGTCTTATATGAAGACGCTAGAATAG